The genomic interval TGATACTTTTGTAATTTTCTCCAAAGACGCCATCACGGTTTCCCGCAAATCACTATCATCAGACCGAAGCATTTTAATAAGCGGGTCTACGGAGTCCTGGTCATTCGTATTGCCTAATGCCTTTGCCAACAGTATCTTAACATCCCTTGACTGCTTAGGGTTAAGCATGGCGTCCGCCATCATATTTATTGTTTTTTTTGTTTTAATCCTCCCAAGCGCATTCAAGGTAACGGTTCTTATTTGTTCAGATTCATCGCCCAACAGGCGGATTAAATATTCAACCGCACGATCATCTCTGGCAAATCCGAATGCCCTTATCACGGATATTTTAATATCTTCCCGCACTTTTGCATCTTTTAATATGTTTGTTAAGGGTTCCTGCGCATTTTGCAAATTTAATCCCAGCAAAGAAACTGCCGCAAAACTTCGTATCGTGGGGTCATCTGAATATAACTGAAGGGTCCATTCGTCTATATTCCTGCGCAGTTTTATATCCGCTTTTGGCTCTTTTTCCTCAATAACCACCTTTTTCATTGGTACAGAGGCACATCCCATAGTGCCAAATACACACATGGGATATAACACCATTCCGAATAGCATCAGTTTTATTTCTCTTCGCATGCGTTAATGATCCGTTATTTAAAAGTAATTTTCAGGTAAATACCGCCACCATAGAAGTGGAAATCCGAAATGCTGAATACAAATCCACCCCCTGCACCACCGCCAGCGGGGGACATTCTCCCCCTTTGGAGGGGATTAGGGGGAGGATTTTAGAATTTGCTTTGTGCTTTGTGCTTGTTTGGTTCCGGCTTGTCCATGGCAGGATAATACCTTTTCTCCCTGCAAAGGTATGCGCTACACAATTATGGGCTATTTGGGTTGAGGCAGCAAAAAACACCTTGGTAATCAGGGCTGGGTATATAGTATTACCCCGTAAAAACTTCTTTTTTTGTAGGTTTTTCTTTGCATCCTTTGCGTTCTGTATATCCTTTGTGCCCTTTGTGGTTAAACTATTTTTGATTGCGGCTTTTTGCTGCATTATGACGTTTCTGTAAGAATAGCTGACTGAAAGACCGCTTGATGGTAACAAATTCCACTTTTTCGGTCAATATAAAAAGATTTGGGAGGTACGAGGCTGGATTTATGGTTTTTGTTTGCATAAGTTTTATAAAAACCAGTTAAACCACGGAACACAAGGCTCCTCTATCAACAGGAAATTTAAGAAATGTGTTTATTATTCTAAGACCAGACGCTTTTGGCTACAACAACTCGCGGGAACATTGTGTAGGTTTACAAGGTACGATTTAAATCCCAAATCGTAAATCAAACTTCGTACTTCACAAATCTACTATGCTAAAAAGGTGATTCCTTAAATACCTCTTTAAACCGCACCTTAAATTCATCTGCTGTGAAGTGAAAGTTTTGCGTCCCATACACTTCAACTGCATAGGCGGCACAAACGGCGCCTATCTTTGCCGCATGGACAATCCCCTTGCCTGAAACCAATCCTTTTATTAAACCGGCTCTGTAAGCATCTCCGGCGCCGGTGGGGTCCTTTACCACGGATACTTTTGCGGCAGGGACGTCATATGTCTTTGTGGTTCCGTTTTCTCCGCATATAATTGCGGACCCGTATTCCCCTTTCGTTATAATCAAAATATCCGTTCCCCTTATAATATCTTCGCTTGTCATGGAAGTCTTGTCTTGCGTAAGCTGGAATTCGTAGTCATTGCAGATAAATATTTTTGCCCCGTCAATGGCTTCCATTAGATGCTCTTTTGACCATGCAGGCAAGGACTGTCCCGGGTCAAAGATATACTCTATTCCTTTTTGTTTATATATTTTTGAAAACTGCATCATATCATCCAAATTTCCGGGAGAGACAATTGCCAAGGACACTTCTTTCGCCGCAGCATCAAAATCAAACCAGGCGCTATATTTCATGGCACCCGGATTAAACGCCGTTATTTGATTGTCCGATCGGTCTGTTGTAATATATGCCCCTGCCGTCAATTCTTCCTCTATCATCTTTATATGCATGGTAGATATTTTATGGTCTTCCAGCCACTTTTTGTACGGTTCAAAATCACGTCCGGAAGTTGCAATAATTTTGGGGGTTTCGCCAAACAAGGAGAGCGCGTAAGCAATATTGCCCGCAGTTCCTCCAAAATTTTCTTTCAGTTCATTAATCATAAAACATACATTCAGCAGGTGTGTTTTTTCGGGAAGAATGTGATCTGAAAATTTTCCGGGAAAATCCATAATTCTGTCATATGCCACTGAACCTGAAACAAGTATATTCATTGCTTTTCCTTCTCAATAATGAAGTGATTAAAAAAAATCGTAACAAGTAGGGACGAAGTATTTGCTATAAATTCGAGCTCGTTCCCAAACCTTGTACTGAACATAGTGAAGTATCTGTTTGGGAACGCAATTGCACTGGAAACTTTGTTTCCAGTGAGGGTCTGGCTTGACAAATTACAAACTGTCTTAACCCTGTGATTTTATTCCCTATCTATCAGCAAACAGGCGAGAAACCGGAGTTTCTCGAACAAATGCATTCCCAAACAGATACTTCACTATGTTCAGTACAAGGTTTGGGAACGAGCCGTGTATCGTTTACGCTGAATAGTTACTGATGCTTCGTCAAAATCGTTAAATCATCTCAACCATTTGGCCATTAAAATGGAAGCAGGAGCTTCCAATACAATTACGTTCCAAAACCGGAACTTGGGAACGAGCGTTAGTAGGTGCGGAGTATTTGTTAGTTTGGGCATGAAAACATTTATGCCAATTTACAGCAAATGCTTTGCCCCTACAGTTATTTTTCCTTCTTTAAACAACTATCGTCAAGCATATGTATTAATTTATTCATCTCCGGTTTTGTTACATAGTTGTCAGCGCCAACACTTTCACATTTCACCACCATCTGATTATTTATCAGGCTGGAAAACATAATCACAGGGATATTTTTGAGCAAGGCGTCGCTCTTTATCCTTTTGCATAAGGTTAATCCGTCAAGCTCCGGCATTTCTATATCAGATATTAATA from Candidatus Kuenenia stuttgartiensis carries:
- a CDS encoding carbohydrate kinase family protein, whose translation is MNILVSGSVAYDRIMDFPGKFSDHILPEKTHLLNVCFMINELKENFGGTAGNIAYALSLFGETPKIIATSGRDFEPYKKWLEDHKISTMHIKMIEEELTAGAYITTDRSDNQITAFNPGAMKYSAWFDFDAAAKEVSLAIVSPGNLDDMMQFSKIYKQKGIEYIFDPGQSLPAWSKEHLMEAIDGAKIFICNDYEFQLTQDKTSMTSEDIIRGTDILIITKGEYGSAIICGENGTTKTYDVPAAKVSVVKDPTGAGDAYRAGLIKGLVSGKGIVHAAKIGAVCAAYAVEVYGTQNFHFTADEFKVRFKEVFKESPF